Proteins encoded in a region of the Paenibacillus wynnii genome:
- a CDS encoding EpsG family protein: MTIIWLTLMVGFFFSFLARYYAVPNMNSPVFIRPSKFFAYVVAAVIVICSGLRNNIGDTFFYMHSYRVDDLSWLGILQNKDIGFGILQMVLKSYTDDPQILIVVTALITNFLIVMVLYKYARLFDLAVYLYITSGAFIVSMNGIRQYLTAAIIFAATKYILEGSWKKYMLVVLFAALFHQSALILIPIYFIVRRKAWTTASFLMLGLAVLIVLGFNQFSDILFSAIKDTQYGEYQSFSEGGANVFRVAFYALPLVIAFLGREKLRMLFPHIDIIVNLSLIGLLLMIISTQNWIFARLAIYFTLYQIILTTWVVKVFRKKDQKLVFLSFLIIYLIFFFYENVITLGLQYRSDYLKWFL, from the coding sequence ATGACGATCATTTGGCTTACGCTCATGGTGGGTTTTTTCTTCTCATTTCTTGCCCGTTATTATGCTGTACCCAATATGAACAGCCCTGTATTCATTAGACCCAGTAAGTTCTTTGCTTACGTCGTTGCTGCTGTGATTGTGATCTGCTCGGGCCTGAGGAACAATATTGGTGATACCTTCTTTTACATGCACTCTTATCGCGTTGACGATTTGTCGTGGCTGGGGATCCTTCAGAACAAGGATATCGGCTTCGGTATTCTTCAAATGGTATTGAAAAGCTATACTGACGATCCGCAAATCCTAATTGTAGTTACAGCCTTGATTACCAATTTCTTGATTGTAATGGTGCTGTACAAGTATGCAAGATTGTTTGATCTGGCAGTTTACCTCTATATTACATCGGGTGCATTTATCGTCTCGATGAACGGGATTAGACAGTACCTTACAGCTGCCATTATCTTTGCCGCCACCAAATATATTCTGGAGGGCAGCTGGAAGAAGTATATGCTCGTTGTTTTGTTTGCCGCATTGTTTCATCAAAGCGCCTTAATCCTGATTCCCATTTACTTTATTGTGCGTAGAAAGGCTTGGACAACGGCATCGTTTTTAATGCTGGGATTGGCGGTCCTAATTGTTCTAGGCTTCAATCAGTTCTCGGATATTCTCTTCTCTGCTATTAAGGATACTCAATATGGTGAGTATCAAAGCTTTAGTGAAGGCGGTGCAAATGTCTTCCGCGTCGCATTTTATGCACTGCCGCTTGTCATTGCTTTTCTGGGAAGAGAGAAGCTGAGGATGCTGTTTCCACACATTGATATTATAGTGAATCTCTCATTAATCGGGTTGCTCCTAATGATTATTTCTACACAAAACTGGATTTTTGCCAGACTGGCCATCTACTTTACGCTATATCAGATCATATTGACCACATGGGTAGTCAAGGTGTTCCGCAAGAAAGATCAAAAGCTCGTATTTTTAAGTTTTTTGATCATCTATCTCATCTTTTTCTTCTATGAGAATGTGATTACACTGGGACTTCAATACAGGAGCGACTATCTAAAGTGGTTTCTATAA
- a CDS encoding glycosyltransferase family 2 protein yields the protein MRTLTVFTPTYNRAYCLHVLYESLARQSNTDFEWLIIDDGSTDNTSEIVERWMQENLVSIRYYRQQNQGMHGAHNSAYEHIKTELNVCIDSDDYMPEDAVEKIISFWKQHGSDKVSGFIGLDSYFNGEIIGTRLPENVKTATLFDLYYKYGVTGDKKLVYRTALMKEYPYPLFEGENYVGLAYKYYMLDIHYELLIMNEVLCCVEYLPDGSTRNMLKQYRRNPKGFAFYRVELMKLPFAGIPFKIRQSIHYVSSSLMTRNKRMLRETPEKLLTLLTLFPGFALYLYIMSKTKTSS from the coding sequence ATGAGAACTTTAACTGTATTTACACCCACCTATAATCGCGCCTACTGCTTACATGTACTATATGAGAGTCTTGCGCGGCAATCCAATACGGATTTTGAGTGGCTGATCATCGATGACGGTTCCACAGACAACACTTCGGAAATCGTAGAGCGGTGGATGCAGGAGAACTTGGTATCTATCCGTTATTATCGGCAGCAGAATCAGGGAATGCACGGTGCACATAACTCTGCCTACGAGCATATTAAGACCGAACTGAATGTATGTATCGATTCGGATGATTATATGCCGGAAGATGCCGTTGAGAAAATAATATCGTTCTGGAAGCAGCATGGGAGTGATAAGGTAAGCGGATTTATTGGTCTGGATAGTTATTTCAACGGTGAAATTATCGGAACACGGTTACCTGAGAATGTGAAGACAGCCACATTGTTTGACCTTTACTACAAGTATGGTGTAACGGGGGACAAGAAGCTGGTATACCGTACGGCGTTAATGAAGGAATATCCATACCCCTTGTTTGAGGGTGAGAATTATGTGGGCTTGGCTTACAAGTATTACATGCTGGATATCCATTATGAGCTCTTGATTATGAATGAAGTTCTGTGTTGTGTAGAGTACCTTCCAGATGGATCTACTCGCAATATGCTCAAGCAATACCGGAGGAATCCGAAGGGCTTTGCCTTTTATCGGGTGGAATTAATGAAGCTGCCCTTTGCGGGGATACCCTTCAAGATTAGGCAATCCATACACTATGTATCCAGTTCATTGATGACGAGGAATAAAAGGATGCTTAGAGAAACACCGGAAAAGCTACTTACCTTACTCACGTTGTTCCCAGGTTTTGCTCTATATCTGTACATTATGTCCAAGACAAAGACTAGCAGCTGA